The following proteins are encoded in a genomic region of Rubrobacter xylanophilus DSM 9941:
- a CDS encoding ferritin-like domain-containing protein — protein METERRGEGILSRDMTEKREQIIELLKKAYWMEIETVMNYVTNSVNPDGVRAQEIKEALEEDIQEELGHAQQFAQRIKELYGVVPGSMEFKAEQAFMQPPEEQTDVVHIIRGVIAAETSAIEHYTRIIEETEGADPVTQDMVIDILRDEQGHRRLFEGFLREYEAEGLA, from the coding sequence ATGGAGACCGAGCGCAGAGGCGAGGGGATACTCTCCAGGGACATGACCGAGAAGCGCGAGCAGATCATAGAGCTTCTGAAGAAGGCCTACTGGATGGAGATCGAGACGGTGATGAACTACGTCACCAACTCGGTCAACCCGGACGGCGTGCGCGCCCAGGAGATCAAAGAGGCGCTTGAGGAGGACATCCAGGAGGAGCTCGGGCACGCCCAGCAGTTCGCCCAGAGGATCAAGGAGCTCTACGGCGTGGTGCCGGGCTCTATGGAGTTCAAGGCCGAGCAGGCGTTCATGCAGCCGCCGGAGGAGCAGACCGACGTGGTCCACATCATCCGGGGGGTCATCGCCGCGGAGACCTCGGCCATCGAGCACTACACCAGGATCATCGAGGAGACCGAGGGCGCGGACCCGGTCACCCAGGACATGGTCATAGACATCCTGCGCGACGAGCAGGGGCACAGGCGCCTCTTCGAGGGCTTTCTGCGCGAGTACGAGGCCGAGGGGCTGGCCTAG
- a CDS encoding LLM class F420-dependent oxidoreductase: MERDYPDPSVLGGEVGLWTSILNHLPAARMREAAALAEELGYGALWFGEAMGREVFASAAILLSATGRIKVATGIANIFVRDAWATNAAAKTLAEAYPGRFVLGLGVSHRPLVEVRGHDYRSPLSRMRSYLGEMRRAQFNAVKPEREAPVLIAALGPRMLELARELADGAHPYLVTPEHTGWARGILGRGPLLAVEQGAVLAGDRSEALRLARSHLSRYLRLPNYRNSWLRQGFTEEDLAGEGSDRLVEALVAWGSEEDVRARVREHLEAGADHVCVQVITDRPERGLDEEWRALAPALLERGG, encoded by the coding sequence ATGGAGCGGGATTACCCGGACCCTTCGGTGCTGGGGGGCGAGGTGGGGCTCTGGACCTCCATCCTCAACCACCTGCCGGCCGCCCGGATGAGGGAGGCCGCGGCCCTGGCCGAGGAGCTCGGCTACGGCGCCCTGTGGTTCGGCGAGGCTATGGGCAGGGAGGTTTTCGCCAGCGCCGCCATCCTGCTGTCGGCGACCGGGAGGATAAAGGTCGCCACCGGCATCGCCAACATCTTCGTGCGCGACGCGTGGGCGACGAACGCCGCCGCCAAGACGCTGGCGGAGGCGTACCCGGGGCGGTTCGTGCTCGGCCTTGGCGTGAGCCACCGGCCGCTGGTGGAGGTGCGCGGCCACGACTACCGCTCGCCGCTCTCGAGGATGCGCTCCTACCTCGGGGAGATGCGCCGGGCGCAGTTCAACGCCGTGAAGCCCGAGCGGGAGGCCCCGGTCCTCATCGCCGCGCTCGGCCCGAGGATGCTCGAGCTCGCGCGCGAGCTCGCCGACGGCGCCCACCCCTACCTGGTCACCCCCGAGCACACGGGGTGGGCGCGGGGGATCCTGGGGCGGGGGCCCCTGCTCGCCGTCGAGCAGGGCGCGGTGCTCGCCGGGGACCGGTCGGAGGCGCTGAGGCTCGCCCGCTCGCACCTGAGCCGGTACCTCAGGCTCCCCAACTACCGCAACAGCTGGCTCAGGCAGGGCTTCACCGAGGAGGACCTCGCGGGGGAGGGCAGCGACCGGCTCGTCGAGGCGCTCGTCGCCTGGGGGTCCGAGGAGGACGTTCGCGCGCGGGTGCGGGAGCACCTCGAGGCGGGCGCGGACCATGTGTGCGTGCAGGTCATAACCGACCGTCCCGAGCGCGGCCTCGACGAGGAGTGGCGGGCCCTCGCCCCCGCCCTTCTGGAGCGGGGCGGCTGA
- a CDS encoding hemolysin family protein has translation MEDPLLSSFSLALALLLVGFNAFFVAAEFALVRVRESRIVQLEREGSVRAAAVHEALRDLDAYLSVCQVGITIASLGLGWVGEPAVAQLIAPLLHGVGITDERVVHVAAFALGFSAITYAHLVFGEQAPKYFSIQKAEGTSLWISRPLRLFMYLFRPVVWVVNASTNLVLRPWGIRLGEGMEVHSEEELRIMISSSAASGVLDPEERDYLNNVFDFGDRVAREVMVPRPDIVALSSDLSPQEMVQEAAFGRYTRYPVYEGDLDHVLGVVHVKDIFRASLESPGGFDVRKIVRDALVVPENKPIEQLLREFQRRKLQMAIVIDEWGSVEGLVTIEDVLEEIVGEIQDEFDEEEARIEELGGGLYAVDGRIPIVEVNEFFELDLPHEDFETIGGYVLGTLGRPPRPGDVVEADGATLQVKSVDGPRVSMLTLRRKERSPSSPPP, from the coding sequence TTGGAAGATCCCCTCTTATCCTCGTTTAGCCTGGCGCTGGCGCTGCTGCTCGTCGGCTTCAACGCCTTCTTCGTTGCGGCCGAGTTCGCGCTCGTGCGGGTGCGCGAGTCGCGCATCGTCCAGCTCGAGCGGGAGGGGAGCGTGCGGGCCGCGGCCGTCCACGAGGCGCTGCGCGACCTCGACGCCTACCTCTCCGTGTGCCAGGTGGGGATCACCATCGCCTCGCTGGGCCTCGGCTGGGTCGGGGAGCCGGCGGTTGCCCAGCTCATCGCGCCGCTTCTGCACGGGGTGGGGATAACCGACGAGCGGGTCGTGCACGTTGCGGCGTTCGCGCTCGGCTTTTCGGCCATAACCTACGCCCACCTGGTCTTCGGGGAGCAGGCGCCCAAGTACTTCTCCATCCAGAAGGCCGAGGGCACCTCGCTGTGGATCAGCCGCCCCCTGCGGCTGTTCATGTACCTCTTCCGGCCGGTGGTGTGGGTGGTCAACGCCTCCACGAACCTGGTGCTGAGGCCGTGGGGGATAAGGCTCGGGGAGGGGATGGAGGTGCACTCCGAGGAGGAGCTGAGGATCATGATCTCCTCCTCCGCCGCCTCGGGGGTGCTGGACCCCGAGGAGCGCGACTACCTCAACAACGTCTTCGACTTCGGGGACCGGGTGGCGCGGGAGGTCATGGTGCCGAGGCCGGACATCGTGGCCCTCTCCAGCGACCTCTCCCCGCAGGAGATGGTGCAGGAGGCGGCCTTCGGCCGCTACACCCGCTACCCGGTCTACGAGGGGGACCTGGACCACGTGCTGGGGGTCGTCCACGTGAAGGACATCTTCCGGGCCTCCCTGGAGAGCCCCGGCGGCTTCGACGTGCGAAAGATCGTGCGCGACGCGCTCGTCGTGCCCGAGAACAAGCCCATAGAGCAGCTGCTGCGCGAGTTCCAGCGGCGCAAGCTGCAGATGGCCATCGTCATCGACGAGTGGGGCAGCGTCGAGGGGCTGGTGACCATCGAGGACGTCCTCGAGGAGATCGTCGGGGAGATCCAGGACGAGTTCGACGAGGAGGAGGCCAGGATAGAGGAGCTCGGCGGCGGTCTGTACGCGGTGGACGGGAGGATCCCTATAGTGGAGGTCAACGAGTTCTTCGAGCTGGACCTGCCGCACGAGGACTTCGAGACGATCGGGGGCTACGTCCTGGGGACGCTGGGGCGCCCCCCGCGGCCCGGCGACGTGGTGGAGGCCGACGGGGCGACGCTGCAGGTCAAGAGCGTGGACGGACCCCGCGTCTCCATGCTCACCCTGCGCCGCAAGGAGCGCTCGCCGTCCTCCCCGCCGCCGTAG
- a CDS encoding amidohydrolase family protein, which yields MTETERAHGIGFLTAGAMAEVWERVRERLPEEGVFDAHAHIGTDVDGRSMSAEGMRERMRAAGVRRSVVFPLNDPNAREDFSGPNDVVWAAYEAHPGFFVPFFRLNPHHAYEEEFERCVRRGFAGLKLHPVSQDFELDDPRVVRLFGMAAAAGLPVIIHAGFGMRRIVEPLLSVFEAHPELRLILGHAAMPEVLEAVRAFGDNPNVLFETSVVRARDLYVLFSVMDPGRICYGSDIPYGDLPSTLHATVAAAGLAGLSEEEMAGVLSRNIRRWFP from the coding sequence ATGACCGAGACCGAGCGCGCGCACGGCATAGGGTTCCTCACCGCCGGGGCGATGGCGGAGGTGTGGGAGCGGGTGCGGGAGCGCCTCCCCGAGGAGGGCGTCTTCGACGCCCACGCCCACATCGGCACCGACGTGGACGGCCGCTCGATGAGCGCCGAGGGGATGCGGGAGCGCATGCGGGCCGCAGGGGTGCGGCGCAGCGTCGTCTTCCCGCTCAACGACCCCAACGCCCGCGAGGACTTCTCCGGCCCCAACGACGTGGTGTGGGCCGCCTACGAGGCGCACCCCGGCTTCTTCGTGCCGTTCTTCCGGCTCAACCCCCACCACGCCTACGAGGAGGAGTTCGAGCGCTGCGTGCGGCGCGGCTTCGCCGGGCTCAAGCTGCACCCCGTCTCGCAGGACTTCGAGCTCGACGACCCGCGGGTGGTGCGCCTCTTCGGGATGGCGGCCGCGGCGGGGCTGCCGGTCATCATCCACGCCGGGTTCGGGATGCGGCGCATCGTGGAGCCCCTGCTCTCCGTCTTCGAGGCCCACCCGGAGCTGCGCCTGATCTTGGGGCACGCCGCCATGCCGGAGGTTCTGGAGGCGGTGCGGGCCTTCGGGGACAACCCCAACGTGCTCTTCGAGACCTCCGTGGTGCGGGCCCGCGACCTGTACGTGCTCTTCTCGGTCATGGACCCGGGCCGCATCTGCTACGGCTCGGATATCCCCTACGGCGACCTCCCCTCCACGCTGCACGCCACGGTCGCCGCCGCCGGGCTCGCCGGGCTCTCGGAGGAGGAGATGGCCGGCGTGCTCTCCCGCAACATCCGGCGGTGGTTCCCGTGA
- a CDS encoding asparaginase produces the protein MRLRGRVETAADVPLVVLTRGGLVEGVHRGRVAVCDASGAVLEAAGDPDAPVCLRSSAKPFQAMPLVLSGAADAFGLGEEELAVACASHNGERAHLEAVRSILRKAGLPEEALQSGAHPPLHAPAAEELARSGERPRALHGNCSGKHAGMLAVCAHQGWDTGSYREPAHPVQRWILEIVARVCGVDRESIPAPRDGCGVPTFAVPLRGLAAGFARLATGRELPDRMAAAARRLREAMRARPFMVAGTGRFDTDLMQKTPLVAKSGAEAVFAAGSPEGWGLAVKISDGASRAVRPAAVAALGRLGVAVPGERGPSEVRNLHGEPVGRLIPLV, from the coding sequence GTGAGGCTGCGGGGCAGGGTGGAGACAGCCGCCGACGTGCCGCTGGTGGTGCTCACGCGGGGCGGGCTCGTCGAGGGCGTCCACCGCGGCAGGGTGGCGGTGTGCGACGCCTCCGGCGCGGTCCTCGAGGCCGCCGGGGACCCCGACGCCCCGGTCTGCCTGCGCTCCTCGGCCAAGCCCTTCCAGGCCATGCCGCTCGTGCTCTCGGGGGCGGCGGACGCCTTCGGCCTGGGGGAGGAGGAGCTCGCCGTCGCCTGCGCCTCCCACAACGGCGAGAGGGCGCACCTGGAGGCCGTCCGCTCCATCCTCCGGAAGGCCGGCCTCCCCGAGGAGGCGCTGCAGAGCGGCGCCCACCCGCCGCTCCACGCCCCGGCTGCGGAGGAGCTCGCCCGCAGCGGGGAGCGCCCCCGGGCGCTGCACGGCAACTGCTCGGGCAAGCACGCCGGGATGCTCGCCGTGTGCGCCCACCAGGGCTGGGACACCGGCTCCTACCGGGAGCCCGCCCACCCGGTGCAGCGCTGGATCCTGGAGATAGTCGCCCGGGTGTGCGGGGTCGACCGGGAGAGCATCCCCGCGCCCCGCGACGGCTGCGGGGTGCCCACCTTCGCCGTCCCGCTGCGGGGCCTCGCCGCCGGCTTCGCCCGGCTCGCCACCGGCCGCGAGCTCCCCGACCGGATGGCCGCCGCCGCCCGGCGCCTCCGGGAGGCCATGCGCGCCCGGCCCTTCATGGTCGCCGGGACCGGCCGCTTCGACACCGACCTCATGCAGAAGACGCCGCTCGTGGCCAAGAGCGGGGCCGAGGCCGTCTTCGCCGCCGGCAGCCCCGAGGGGTGGGGGCTCGCCGTCAAGATCTCCGACGGCGCCTCGCGCGCCGTGCGCCCGGCCGCGGTGGCCGCGCTCGGGCGGCTGGGGGTCGCCGTCCCCGGCGAGCGGGGGCCCTCCGAGGTGCGCAACCTGCACGGCGAGCCCGTGGGAAGGCTCATCCCGCTCGTCTGA
- the aat gene encoding leucyl/phenylalanyl-tRNA--protein transferase: MRLTPELLVECYRRGLFPMAGPGGRVGLYRSDPRAVLELDALHVSKSLARVLRKGVYEVRIDQDFEAVIRACADREETWISEEIIRAFLGLHRRGLAHSVEAYDGEGRLAGGLYGVALGGAFFGESMFSRRPDASKVCLVRLVERLRERGYVLLDCQVQSPHLERMGAVEIPEAEFMRRLSEALRLDRAFA; encoded by the coding sequence GTGCGGCTCACCCCGGAGCTGCTCGTGGAGTGCTACCGGCGGGGGCTCTTCCCGATGGCCGGTCCCGGCGGGCGGGTCGGCCTCTACCGCTCCGACCCGCGCGCGGTGCTGGAGCTGGACGCTCTGCACGTCTCGAAGTCCCTCGCGCGCGTGCTGCGGAAGGGGGTCTATGAGGTGCGCATCGACCAGGACTTCGAGGCCGTCATCCGGGCGTGCGCCGACCGGGAGGAGACCTGGATCAGCGAGGAGATCATCCGCGCCTTTCTCGGGCTGCACCGGAGGGGGCTTGCGCACAGCGTGGAGGCCTACGACGGGGAGGGGAGGCTCGCCGGGGGGCTCTACGGCGTCGCCCTCGGGGGCGCGTTCTTCGGGGAGTCCATGTTCAGCCGCAGGCCGGACGCCTCCAAGGTCTGCCTGGTGCGCCTCGTGGAGCGCCTCAGGGAGAGGGGCTACGTGCTGCTGGACTGCCAGGTGCAGAGCCCCCACCTGGAGAGGATGGGGGCCGTGGAGATCCCGGAGGCGGAGTTCATGCGCCGGCTCTCCGAGGCGCTGCGGCTCGACCGCGCCTTTGCCTGA
- a CDS encoding PAC2 family protein has protein sequence MDERYLDLEWRPELERPVLVSAFTGWNDAAEAASMALSALGNAWGVRRFGRFDPEEFFDYQSTRPQVKLVDGVTRKIEWPENALYATAAGGVEALGGRGAVLLSGPEPNLRWRTFSETVVGLARELGVEMVVTLGALLADVPHSRPVPVAANAQEASLVEDLGLSASRYEGPTGITGVLHTLCAEAGLPAVSLWASMPHYLPAVPSAPGALALVESLAGLLGTEVETGDLERGAERYQEQVSAAVARDPDLSSYVKMLEERYDASQEEGGGQIRHLPSGDELARELEDFLRRQRGEDEQ, from the coding sequence ATGGACGAGAGATACCTGGACCTTGAGTGGAGGCCGGAGCTCGAGCGGCCGGTGCTCGTCTCGGCCTTCACCGGCTGGAACGACGCGGCGGAGGCCGCCAGCATGGCCCTGAGCGCGCTGGGCAACGCCTGGGGGGTGAGGCGCTTCGGGCGCTTCGACCCCGAGGAGTTCTTCGACTACCAGTCCACCCGGCCGCAGGTGAAGCTGGTGGACGGCGTGACCCGGAAGATAGAGTGGCCCGAGAACGCCCTCTACGCCACCGCCGCGGGGGGCGTGGAGGCGCTGGGGGGGCGGGGGGCAGTCCTGCTCTCCGGGCCGGAGCCGAACCTCCGGTGGCGGACGTTCTCGGAGACCGTGGTCGGGCTCGCGCGGGAGCTCGGGGTGGAGATGGTGGTGACGCTGGGCGCCCTGCTCGCCGACGTGCCCCACTCGCGCCCTGTGCCCGTGGCCGCCAACGCCCAGGAGGCCTCGCTGGTGGAGGATCTGGGCCTGAGCGCCTCGCGCTACGAGGGCCCCACCGGCATAACCGGGGTGCTGCACACCCTGTGCGCAGAGGCCGGCCTGCCCGCGGTGAGCCTTTGGGCCTCCATGCCACACTACCTGCCGGCGGTCCCGTCCGCGCCCGGGGCGCTGGCGCTGGTGGAGAGTTTGGCGGGCCTGCTGGGCACCGAGGTGGAGACGGGGGATCTGGAGCGGGGCGCCGAGCGCTACCAGGAGCAGGTCTCGGCGGCCGTCGCCCGCGACCCGGACCTCTCCTCCTACGTGAAGATGCTCGAGGAGCGCTACGACGCCTCCCAGGAGGAGGGGGGCGGGCAGATAAGGCACCTCCCCTCGGGGGACGAGCTGGCGCGGGAGCTGGAGGACTTTTTGCGCCGGCAGCGCGGCGAGGACGAGCAGTAG
- a CDS encoding DUF456 family protein has protein sequence MGAAGDAALWLALAAALLGLVGSVVPGLPGVPLIFLSALVYSYLTGFEVVGPAALAALGLFAALALAADFVATAYGARRFGASRWGTAGGALGALLGTLLGALFLGVGAIPGLILGAVAGVLAGERLRRRRRGEAQESGGWRRTSRAAGGVLVGYVAGAAAQALLALLSLAVFVAALFV, from the coding sequence GTGGGGGCGGCGGGCGATGCGGCGCTCTGGCTGGCCCTGGCCGCCGCGCTGCTGGGGCTCGTGGGGAGCGTGGTCCCGGGCCTGCCGGGGGTCCCCCTGATCTTCCTCTCCGCCCTCGTCTACTCCTACCTGACGGGCTTCGAGGTGGTCGGCCCCGCCGCGCTGGCAGCCCTCGGGCTCTTCGCCGCCCTGGCGCTCGCCGCCGACTTCGTGGCCACCGCCTACGGTGCCCGGCGCTTCGGGGCGAGCCGCTGGGGGACGGCGGGCGGGGCGCTGGGCGCCCTGCTCGGGACGCTGCTCGGGGCGCTCTTTCTCGGGGTCGGCGCGATCCCCGGCCTCATCCTGGGGGCGGTGGCCGGGGTCCTCGCCGGCGAGCGCCTGCGCCGCAGGCGGCGGGGGGAGGCGCAGGAGAGCGGCGGGTGGCGGCGAACCTCCCGGGCGGCGGGCGGGGTGCTGGTCGGGTACGTGGCCGGGGCGGCGGCGCAGGCGCTGCTCGCCCTCCTCAGCCTCGCCGTGTTCGTCGCCGCGCTCTTTGTCTAG
- the larE gene encoding ATP-dependent sacrificial sulfur transferase LarE produces the protein MIGAEQRLRELEAIVAPHGSALVAFSGGVDSSLALAVAVRALSRERVLAVTSCNETYLPSELEKARELAASLGVRHEVINTRELDDPNYASNPSNRCYFCKSTLYAELGRMARERGYGCVVDGANADDEGDWRPGRKAARELGVLSPLSEAGVGKEEVRRLARHLGLSTWDKPALACLSSRFPYGQRITPEKLSQVAQAEEFLRSRGFRQVRVRHHGEIARLEVAEEEMERAFRMREEICSALKEAGFAYVALDLSGYRSGSLNAALRGRKKGLPVISG, from the coding sequence ATGATCGGAGCGGAGCAGCGTCTCAGGGAGCTGGAGGCCATCGTGGCGCCGCACGGGAGCGCGCTGGTGGCCTTCTCCGGCGGGGTGGACTCCTCGCTCGCGCTCGCGGTGGCCGTGCGGGCCCTCTCCCGGGAGAGGGTGCTGGCGGTGACCTCCTGCAACGAGACCTACCTGCCCTCCGAGCTGGAGAAGGCCAGGGAGCTCGCCGCCTCCCTCGGGGTAAGGCACGAGGTCATCAACACCCGCGAGCTGGACGACCCCAACTACGCGAGCAACCCGTCCAACCGCTGCTACTTCTGCAAGAGCACCCTCTACGCCGAGCTGGGGCGGATGGCCAGAGAGCGCGGCTACGGGTGCGTCGTGGACGGGGCGAACGCCGACGACGAGGGCGACTGGCGCCCCGGAAGAAAGGCGGCGCGGGAGCTGGGGGTGCTCTCCCCGCTGTCCGAGGCCGGCGTGGGCAAGGAGGAGGTCCGGCGGCTCGCCCGGCACCTGGGGCTCTCCACCTGGGACAAGCCGGCCCTGGCCTGCCTCTCCAGCCGCTTCCCCTACGGCCAGCGGATAACCCCGGAGAAGCTCTCCCAGGTCGCCCAGGCGGAGGAGTTCCTCCGCTCCCGGGGCTTCCGGCAGGTCCGCGTGCGGCACCACGGGGAGATAGCCCGGCTTGAGGTTGCGGAGGAGGAGATGGAGCGGGCCTTCCGGATGCGCGAGGAGATCTGCTCCGCCCTCAAGGAGGCCGGGTTCGCGTACGTGGCGCTCGACCTCTCCGGCTACCGCTCCGGGAGCCTCAACGCCGCCCTGAGGGGCAGGAAGAAGGGCCTGCCGGTGATCTCCGGCTGA
- a CDS encoding peroxiredoxin, which produces MGVEDPYTLPEDLPVPQDDGAARHLPGTRLPSLALPATSGRSVDLSALPGTTVVYCYPMTVRPGSPLPEGWNGIPGARGCTPESCGFRDRHAELASLGARVFGLSAQSTGDQREARERLGLPFELLSDGELAFARALGLPTFKVEGRILLRRLTMVVEEGRVEHVFYPVFPPDAHAGEVAGWLRGRGRFRKGER; this is translated from the coding sequence ATGGGCGTCGAAGACCCCTACACCCTCCCCGAAGACCTGCCCGTCCCCCAGGACGACGGGGCCGCCCGGCACCTGCCCGGGACGCGGCTGCCCTCGCTGGCCCTCCCCGCCACCTCCGGGAGGAGCGTGGACCTCTCCGCGCTCCCCGGCACCACCGTCGTCTACTGCTACCCGATGACCGTGCGCCCCGGGAGCCCGCTGCCCGAGGGGTGGAACGGGATCCCGGGCGCCCGCGGGTGCACGCCGGAGTCCTGCGGCTTCCGCGACCGCCACGCGGAGCTGGCCTCGCTCGGGGCGCGCGTCTTCGGGCTGAGCGCCCAGAGCACCGGGGACCAGCGGGAGGCGCGGGAGAGGCTCGGGCTGCCCTTCGAGCTGCTGAGCGACGGGGAGCTCGCGTTCGCCCGCGCGCTGGGGCTGCCCACCTTCAAGGTGGAGGGGAGAATCCTTTTGCGGCGGCTGACCATGGTCGTCGAGGAGGGGCGCGTCGAGCACGTCTTCTACCCCGTGTTCCCCCCGGACGCCCACGCCGGGGAGGTCGCCGGCTGGCTGCGGGGGCGCGGGAGGTTCCGGAAGGGGGAGCGATGA
- a CDS encoding beta-ketoacyl-[acyl-carrier-protein] synthase family protein has translation MEDGRPAAYITGIGVVSPVGVGRKRFWEALLACESGMGPITLFDPEGFEVRIAAECNDFDPKEFMDRKMVPRTDRFGQMALASAKLALEDAGAWELLQERPERVGLILGSGLGGATSLEETQRVMDGRGPTRVGPFAVTKIMPNSAAAHIGIQLGVQGPSASPALACACGTDAMGLGYDLIRRGDADAVICGASEAVITPVIVAGFAAMRAMSRRNDDPEGACRPYDADHSGFVIGEGAAVLLLESAESVRRRGAEPYAKITGVGRTTDAYNMTDPDPKGRGILRAMQLALKEAGVPGERVGYINPHGTGTAAGDAPESRAMETINPRVKVSATKSTLGHSMGATGAIETAICALAVRERTVPPMRNLERLAEDCARLDYVVNEPREAPDLEAAVCANLGVGGHNAAVVLERA, from the coding sequence ATGGAAGACGGACGCCCGGCGGCTTACATAACGGGGATCGGCGTGGTGAGCCCGGTGGGGGTGGGCCGCAAGAGGTTCTGGGAGGCCCTGCTGGCCTGCGAGAGCGGGATGGGCCCCATCACCCTCTTCGACCCCGAGGGCTTCGAGGTGCGCATCGCCGCCGAGTGCAACGACTTCGACCCCAAGGAGTTCATGGACCGCAAGATGGTCCCGCGCACCGACCGCTTCGGCCAGATGGCGCTGGCCTCGGCCAAGCTGGCGCTGGAGGACGCCGGGGCCTGGGAGCTGCTGCAGGAGCGCCCGGAGCGCGTGGGCCTGATCCTGGGCAGCGGGCTCGGCGGGGCGACGAGCCTGGAGGAGACCCAGCGGGTGATGGACGGCCGCGGCCCCACCCGGGTGGGGCCGTTCGCGGTCACCAAGATCATGCCCAACTCCGCCGCCGCCCACATCGGCATCCAGCTCGGTGTCCAGGGCCCCTCCGCCTCCCCGGCGCTGGCCTGCGCCTGCGGGACGGACGCCATGGGGCTGGGCTACGACCTAATCCGGCGGGGGGACGCCGACGCGGTGATCTGCGGGGCCTCGGAGGCGGTGATCACGCCGGTCATCGTCGCCGGGTTCGCCGCGATGCGGGCGATGAGCCGCCGCAACGACGACCCGGAGGGGGCCTGCAGGCCCTACGACGCCGACCACTCGGGCTTCGTGATCGGCGAGGGGGCGGCGGTGCTGCTGCTGGAGAGCGCCGAGTCGGTGCGGCGCCGCGGCGCCGAGCCCTACGCGAAGATCACCGGCGTCGGCCGCACGACCGACGCCTACAACATGACCGACCCTGACCCGAAGGGCCGGGGGATTCTGCGCGCGATGCAGCTGGCGCTGAAGGAGGCCGGGGTGCCCGGCGAGCGGGTGGGGTACATCAACCCCCACGGCACCGGCACCGCCGCCGGCGACGCCCCGGAGTCGCGGGCGATGGAGACGATAAACCCCCGGGTGAAGGTCTCCGCCACCAAGTCCACCCTCGGCCACTCGATGGGGGCCACCGGCGCGATCGAGACGGCGATCTGCGCGCTGGCGGTGAGGGAGCGCACGGTCCCCCCGATGCGCAACCTGGAGCGGCTGGCCGAGGACTGCGCCCGGCTGGACTACGTGGTGAACGAGCCGCGGGAGGCGCCGGACCTGGAGGCCGCCGTGTGCGCGAACCTGGGCGTGGGCGGGCACAACGCGGCCGTGGTGCTGGAGCGGGCCTGA
- a CDS encoding nitroreductase family protein — MEFFEVLRRRRTTNGPFLPDPVRPEHQRMLVEAAAMAPSHFNSQPWRFVLVEDRATIEEIARISGESMRRLMEEGTFWKRYRPYFRFSEEEMERRRDGILIDQMPKALKPFRRQIFSEAGQSLMNRLGVPRILGEDNRRLVAGSPLLLAVLLDRAEYRPGELSGFYSVFGMGAAVENIWLATVELGMGIQFVSTPMEIPENWRRIERLLEVPEELALMAVYRLGYVPGETRRPTIDWQSRQRKRLSQYVFRNTCRSPERDDLGAAGEGG; from the coding sequence TTGGAGTTCTTCGAGGTTCTCAGGAGGCGCAGGACCACCAACGGCCCCTTCCTGCCCGACCCGGTCCGGCCCGAGCACCAGCGGATGCTCGTAGAGGCCGCGGCGATGGCCCCCTCCCACTTCAACAGCCAGCCCTGGCGCTTCGTGCTCGTCGAGGACCGCGCGACCATAGAGGAGATCGCCCGGATCAGCGGGGAGAGCATGCGGCGCCTGATGGAGGAGGGGACCTTCTGGAAGCGCTACAGGCCCTACTTCCGCTTCTCCGAGGAGGAGATGGAGCGGCGGCGCGACGGCATACTCATCGACCAGATGCCCAAGGCCCTCAAGCCCTTCAGGCGCCAGATCTTCTCCGAGGCCGGGCAGTCGCTCATGAACCGGCTGGGGGTGCCCCGGATCCTCGGCGAGGACAACCGGAGGCTGGTGGCGGGCTCGCCGCTGCTTCTGGCGGTGCTCCTTGACAGGGCGGAGTACCGCCCCGGCGAGCTCTCGGGCTTCTACTCGGTCTTCGGGATGGGGGCGGCGGTGGAGAACATCTGGCTCGCCACCGTGGAGCTCGGGATGGGCATCCAGTTCGTCTCCACCCCCATGGAGATCCCGGAGAACTGGCGCAGGATAGAGCGGCTGCTGGAGGTTCCGGAGGAGCTGGCGCTCATGGCGGTCTACCGGCTCGGCTACGTCCCCGGCGAGACGCGCCGGCCGACCATAGACTGGCAGAGCCGCCAGCGCAAGCGGCTCTCGCAGTACGTCTTCCGCAACACCTGCCGCAGCCCGGAGCGCGACGACCTGGGGGCCGCCGGGGAGGGCGGGTGA